Within the Syntrophorhabdaceae bacterium genome, the region GACACAACCGGGAAGGGCATCGTGACCCCGATCACGACCGACGAGAGACTGTCTCCCTGGTGGAGACGGTCCGTTATATCCATAGTCGTGGTCTGTTTCGCCGTTCTTATATGGGTGGCGTTCCGCTCCTATGCCGATGCACCGCCCATACCCGTCAAGGTGGTTGATCCATCAGGGAATACCCTTTTTACCGGCGACGACATTCTCTCGGGTCAGGAAGTCTTCCTCAAGCATGGACTTATGGAGAACGGCACGATATGGGGGCATGGCGCATACCTCGGCCCCGACTTCTCCGCGGAATACCTTCATATCCTCGCCATCGATACAGGCGGCCTCCTCGCGGAGCAGCATTTCAAAAAAGACTTTGCCCGTCTTGATGACCAGGAAACGACCATCGTACAGGCCATGGTGAGGAAGGTATTAAAGCAAAACCGCTACGATCCGACCACCGGCATACTCACCTTTACCGAAGGGGAGACCCGCTCCTACGAAAGCCAGAAAGAGAAATGGAAGGCCTATTTTGCCGAATCGGTGGGAAACAAAGGCCTCCTGCCGAAGGCCGTATCGGACCCCCGGGAGCTCGAACAATTGACGGGCTTCTTTGCCTGGACTGCGTGGGCGTCCGTGGCGAACCGCCCCGGCAAAGACTATTCCTACACGAACAATTTCCCCTATGACCCTGCAGCCGGGAACCGGCCCACCGCCGATGCCTTTCTCTGGAGCGCATTGAGCCTCATCACCTTGCTTGCCGGAACGGCCCTCGTACTTTTCTCCTTCGGCAAGTTCGGGTATCTGGGATGGAGGGCCAAGGCAGAGCACGTCCATCCCCAAATGCTTCCAGGCACCACAACGGGAGGTCAGAAGGCTACCATAAAGTTCTTTGCCGCGGCCTCCCTGCTCTTTCTCGTGCAAACCCTGGCGGGGGGCGCCACGGCCCATTTCCGCGCCGACCCTTCGAGCTTTTACGGCTTTGATCTCGCGTTCTATTTTCCCAGCAATATTCTTCGCACCTGGCATCTCCAACTCGCCATCTTCTGGATCGTCACCGCGTGGGTGGGAGGCGGTCTGTTCCTCGCCTCTTCGCTCGGAGACGGTGAGCCCAGGGGGCAAAGGACTATGATTCACGTATTGTTTGTGGCCCTTGTCACGGTCGTCACCGGGAGCCTCCTCGGTGAGGCGCTCGGCATGCGGCAAATGCTTGGAGACGCGTGGTTCTGGCTCGGTCACCAGGGATGGGAGTACCTCGACCTCGGAAGGGCATGGCAAATGATGCTCGCCGCGGGATTGGTCCTCTGGTGGGTACTTATCTACAGACCTGTGAAGAGCGTACTCAAAGACCCTGA harbors:
- a CDS encoding nitric-oxide reductase large subunit, with the translated sequence MTPITTDERLSPWWRRSVISIVVVCFAVLIWVAFRSYADAPPIPVKVVDPSGNTLFTGDDILSGQEVFLKHGLMENGTIWGHGAYLGPDFSAEYLHILAIDTGGLLAEQHFKKDFARLDDQETTIVQAMVRKVLKQNRYDPTTGILTFTEGETRSYESQKEKWKAYFAESVGNKGLLPKAVSDPRELEQLTGFFAWTAWASVANRPGKDYSYTNNFPYDPAAGNRPTADAFLWSALSLITLLAGTALVLFSFGKFGYLGWRAKAEHVHPQMLPGTTTGGQKATIKFFAAASLLFLVQTLAGGATAHFRADPSSFYGFDLAFYFPSNILRTWHLQLAIFWIVTAWVGGGLFLASSLGDGEPRGQRTMIHVLFVALVTVVTGSLLGEALGMRQMLGDAWFWLGHQGWEYLDLGRAWQMMLAAGLVLWWVLIYRPVKSVLKDPEKGEITKLFLIAALTIPLFYLPAMFFTGRTNFTVVDNWRFWIIHLWVEGFFELFATVMVAVLFYRLDMVSRLTATRIIYLDAILFLGSGIVGTGHHWYWTGQSSVNMALSATFSAMEVVPLTLLTLDAWDFIKLSHLNSETRGKASIIPHKWTFYFLMAVGFWNFVGAGIFGFLINLPIISYFEAGTNLTANHGHAALMGVFGMLGVAYIVFGLRQTSTGEQWERIEKYVKVSFFGLNVGLALMVLMSLFPGGVLQLLDVLNNGYWHARNPAYLNTSAAHTIEWLRMPADLIFIVFGALPLAYAACRVCLSARQASRTFPPGL